Proteins found in one Primulina eburnea isolate SZY01 chromosome 16, ASM2296580v1, whole genome shotgun sequence genomic segment:
- the LOC140816213 gene encoding probable methyltransferase PMT21 — protein sequence MKIKEGKPTTHPHKTCRTVPMAIMLVALCALSFYLGRLFCSQRDIYLSQAVDKAGGASKETKTGPLQIKAVTFPECPSDFQDYTPCTDPKRWNKYSRHRFSFLERHCPPLFERKECLVAPPDGYKSPIRWPKSRDECWYRNVPYDWINRQKSNQHWLKKEGEKFLFPGGGTMFPNGVGPYVDLMQDLIPGIKDGTIRTAIDTGCGVASWGGDLLDRGVLALSLAPRDNHEAQVQFALERGIPAILGIISTQRLPFPSNSFDMAHCSRCLIPWTEFGGIYLLEIHRVLRPGGFWVLSGPPVNYENHWRGWNTTIEEQKSNYEKLQELLSSMCFKLYKKKDDIAVWQKSSDNSCYKKLEAPDNYPPKCDDGTEPDSAWYTPIRPCVVVPNPKYKKVALKSLPKWPERLHTAPERVSDVRGGSDGAFNHDNSKWKSRVKHYKKLLPAIGTDKIRNIMDMNTMYGGLAAALNDAPSWVMNVVSSYALNTLATVYDRGLIGTYHDWCEAFSTYPRTYDLLHLDGLFTSESHRCEMKYVMLEMDRILRPNGYAIIRESSYFVDAVATIAKGVRWSCRKEDTEYGVEKEKLLICQKKLWYSKTSS from the exons ATGAAGATTAAAGAAGGAAAACCAACTACCCATCCTCATAAAACATGCAGGACGGTTCCCATGGCGATAATGCTTGTTGCGCTATGCGCGCTTTCATTCTACCTGGGCAGGCTCTTTTGTTCACAAAGGGACATTTATTTAAGTCAGGCAGTGGATAAAGCAGGTGGAGCTTCAAAGGAAACGAAAACAGGCCCTCTCCAGATAAAAGCTGTAACATTTCCTGAATGCCCTTCAGATTTTCAAGATTACACGCCGTGCACAGATCCAAAG AGGTGGAATAAGTACAGTCGTCACAGGTTTTCTTTTCTCGAGCGCCATTGCCCTCCATTGTTTGAAAGGAAAGAATGCTTGGTTGCCCCACCTGATGGTTACAAGTCACCTATCAGATGGCCAAAGAGCAGAGATGAATGCTGGTACAG GAATGTTCCATACGACTGGATTAACAGACAGAAATCGAATCAGCATTGGCTGAAGAAAGAAGGGGAAAAGTTCCTCTTTCCTGGTGGCGGAACTATGTTCCCTAATGGTGTCGGTCCTTATGTTGATTTGATGCAAGATCTGATTCCAGGAATAAAAGATGGGACAATTCGTACGGCTATTGATACAGGGTGTGGG GTTGCAAGTTGGGGAGGTGATTTGCTCGATCGTGGGGTTCTAGCATTATCTCTCGCCCCAAGAGATAATCATGAAGCTCAAGTTCAGTTTGCTTTGGAACGTGGGATACCAGCAATCTTAGGCATCATTTCTACACAACGGCTACCGTTCCCGTCAAACTCTTTTGACATGGCACATTGCTCAAGATGCCTTATTCCATGGACTGAATTCG GTGGAATTTACCTTCTAGAGATACACCGTGTTCTCCGGCCTGGTGGCTTTTGGGTACTTTCTGGGCCCCCTGTAAACTATGAGAATCATTGGAGAGGATGGAATACAACTATTGAAGAGCAGAAATCAAATTATGAAAAGTTGCAGGAATTACTATCCTCAATGTGTTTCAAATTATACAAGAAGAAAGATGATATTGCCGTTTGGCAGAAATCATCCGACAATAGCTGCTACAAAAAGCTTGAGGCACCCGACAATTATCCTCCGAAGTGTGATGATGGTACTGAACCAGATTCAGCATGGTACACTCCAATTCGACCTTGTGTTGTTGTTCCTAACCCAAAGTACAAGAAAGTAGCATTAAAATCCCTTCCCAAGTGGCCCGAACGATTGCATACGGCTCCTGAGCGTGTTTCTGATGTTCGAGGTGGCAGTGACGGTGCTTTCAATCACGATAATAGTAAATGGAAATCACGAGTAAAACACTACAAGAAGTTGCTCCCTGCAATTGGAACTGACAAGATACGAAACATCATGGATATGAACACGATGTATGGAGGTCTTGCTGCTGCCCTGAATGACGCTCCTTCGTGGGTTATGAATGTCGTCTCATCCTATGCCCTAAATACACTAGCTACGGTGTATGATAGGGGCCTCATAGGAACCTATCACGACTG GTGCGAGGCTTTTTCAACATATCCTCGAACATATGATCTCCTTCATTTGGACGGCCTTTTCACTTCTGAAAGTCACAG ATGTGAAATGAAGTACGTTATGTTAGAGATGGATCGCATACTCCGGCCAAACGGGTATGCAATCATCCGGGAGTCCAGCTATTTCGTGGATGCTGTCGCTACGATAGCTAAAGGAGTGAGATGGAGTTGTCGTAAAGAAGACACGGAATATGGCGTTGAAAAGGAAAAGCTCTTGATTTGCCAGAAGAAGCTATGGTACTCGAAGACGAGTTCATAA
- the LOC140817410 gene encoding acyl-CoA-binding protein-like: MSLKEEFEEHAKLAKTLPDTTTNENLLILYGLYKQATVGNVNTSRPGIFNQRDRAKWDAWKANEGKSCDEAMSDYITKVKQLKEEAAAAC, encoded by the exons ATGAGTTTGAAG GAGGAATTTGAGGAGCATGCTAAGTTAGCAAAGACGTTACCCGACACTACCACCAACGAAAACTTGCTTATCCTGTATGGGCTTTACAAGCAAGCTACAGTCGGAAATGTCAACACAA GCCGTCCTGGTATTTTTAACCAGAGGGATAGGGCGAAGTGGGATGCATGGAAAGCCAACGAAG GAAAATCCTGTGATGAAGCGATGAGTGATTACATCACTAAGGTGAAGCAACTGAAGGAAGAAGCAGCAGCTGCATGCTGA